One part of the Mesomycoplasma conjunctivae genome encodes these proteins:
- a CDS encoding PDxFFG protein produces MKINKPINKFIIATATVAVSSGVIIGGIKLYAANNELGLYSIQIQNREQNFVTNKNQIALAAFLTAQGEQVANFDLKAIDDKSIEKPIVLAAEQPGTTRRFTSEQFLNYFVERFDRQTPTFIVQIGQMTFVNEYWDALDPQEFIEYARWFINNVSWGPDAISLQRFALKRGVTRSGNNLLLGQHNSQRKEDTRIEFFPDSFFGSFPIHSDISGKGNAPDNLTYKIFNTPLSKEQLDLYLNTIPQQQVLTNWDKNHSIGGIPATNLLINQKFYKYDLNKILLDTFANIAEKQTDVVEQTTQSQQNQAASTPKTQDVISQEITKKLESLKNKNDDFIIAVDESLSLEDIKVKFSAAALILADTLKLQLPKDFSLIFDDSLLQQKYTLKAIEKDPNFPSVDSEGLPQANITFSFQLDGENQQTTLETQNGALQRQQEGEQTQEASEATTYQKTFFINQEKTVNLTSLLVAELNLIIKKEVDKIVKNGFYDLYNINQGLNQKIGIYQGENQQFAKFFPLDEQSDSLHAQYEYLSNFNSKYYQSATIIKTEKVSPTVFELTVQFEDKSEKTFTFNLDSKAADFEAQLEAFRSYKIAIGFLNRSVPRVIQEVDTTIDGKATTLYNIYTDVFDNLIDTVLKNKPFVASKLNGSYLDSQIDATTGLKSFSHKRGEHFGFSPESRISYISLLKASTPEFKTTGINYLKYVGAHEYGHHHTLQYAFNVSDPKNNIIINALPSVGQPSVQSLYNIDALQLYLDARSSGLKIEKGTPKGETDQQGVFPVFSYDNNKNKNSRFETTSDIFGSSENRNVDNVIADPTRRFLQTFDGLKQAAKLRNLKLYDLFLLNSIDAESGTINPGIEGRAKFFRHSDKLIQQIANSSGAQELQTSSNDNKQEDKKETDGFVDAREIKELYSDSIKDGLGNIIEFNDRGEPIVAEFENNGDGTFSDLKVKIFYPNGQPVIDVKTFKKEDSLQELQTNISAVQKRFRDQIVTNFNNNGWNTTKNFTNKFVLSTPEYKDTLEQILSNPIVKSAYVGTSLDKKSSLDINNLEVKLNIDEKAYDVYKFFSELDNKTFTRNTSDTLYTVFNFFKTRLAAIKSGDITEDKLKKAKNSRPQRPDIFAQFDIDEIKQIVQAKSLSIDKLLPILKQNSQSLNSNLNTTLLSQLTNFGFQRSDDLLKKLNSIGSFEDSLIRKMSSVLESIIFYKTRQLNSILDIFKYAIEQQLSTQRTRIPTGQRQDLARIRRVISIGINLLKERFRTKLFQSLSQNANSIFQFAAKDSQQKYSSDKIFSFVGSDLNDYLRRFDLKIDLTKQSLTSSQAQTQEIYLARSAVFFGSQPYGKLIQGNSASYYQNPKYDYFAQVNSRFSSTVDQSEFKENVPFSSLNRIAPLANLLKLNQIVAEITPSKNPTPPAPKTATKQEEKKTTRIFWFSIWVFIQNKY; encoded by the coding sequence ATGAAAATAAACAAACCAATTAATAAATTTATTATTGCGACTGCCACCGTTGCTGTTAGCTCCGGTGTAATCATTGGTGGTATTAAACTATATGCTGCAAATAATGAACTAGGTCTTTATTCAATTCAAATTCAAAATCGTGAACAAAATTTTGTCACCAACAAAAACCAAATTGCCCTTGCTGCCTTTTTAACAGCTCAAGGTGAGCAAGTTGCTAATTTTGATTTAAAAGCAATTGATGATAAATCAATTGAAAAACCAATTGTCCTCGCAGCTGAGCAACCTGGAACTACTAGAAGATTTACTAGTGAGCAATTTTTAAACTACTTTGTTGAAAGATTTGATCGTCAAACTCCTACTTTTATAGTACAAATTGGGCAAATGACCTTTGTTAATGAATACTGAGATGCTCTTGATCCACAAGAATTTATTGAATATGCTCGTTGGTTTATCAATAATGTCTCCTGAGGCCCAGATGCCATTAGTTTGCAACGTTTTGCTCTTAAAAGAGGAGTTACTAGATCTGGAAATAATCTTCTTTTAGGTCAACACAATTCACAAAGAAAAGAAGATACAAGAATTGAATTTTTCCCAGATTCTTTTTTTGGTTCATTTCCAATTCATAGTGATATCTCTGGTAAAGGTAACGCACCTGACAATTTAACTTATAAAATTTTTAATACACCTTTGAGCAAAGAGCAATTAGATTTGTATTTAAATACAATTCCACAACAACAAGTTTTAACTAACTGGGATAAAAATCATTCAATTGGAGGAATTCCCGCTACTAATTTGCTCATCAACCAAAAATTTTATAAATATGATTTAAATAAAATTTTGCTTGATACTTTTGCAAATATTGCAGAAAAACAAACAGATGTAGTAGAACAAACAACACAGAGCCAGCAAAATCAAGCAGCTAGCACGCCAAAAACCCAAGATGTTATAAGTCAAGAAATTACAAAAAAGCTTGAAAGTCTAAAAAATAAAAATGATGATTTTATCATCGCTGTTGATGAGAGTTTATCACTAGAAGACATTAAAGTCAAATTTAGTGCCGCCGCTCTTATACTAGCTGATACTCTCAAATTACAACTGCCCAAAGATTTTAGTCTTATTTTTGATGATAGTTTGCTACAACAAAAATATACTTTAAAAGCAATAGAAAAAGATCCAAACTTTCCCTCTGTTGACAGCGAAGGACTCCCACAAGCCAATATTACTTTTAGTTTCCAACTTGATGGTGAAAATCAACAAACAACTTTAGAGACTCAAAATGGGGCTCTCCAAAGACAGCAAGAAGGTGAGCAAACACAAGAGGCAAGCGAAGCAACTACCTATCAAAAAACTTTTTTTATTAATCAAGAAAAAACTGTTAATCTCACAAGCTTATTAGTTGCCGAACTTAATTTGATTATTAAAAAAGAGGTTGACAAAATTGTTAAAAATGGCTTTTATGACCTCTACAACATTAATCAAGGTCTCAACCAAAAAATTGGAATCTATCAAGGTGAAAATCAACAATTTGCCAAATTTTTCCCACTTGATGAACAAAGTGATAGCTTACATGCCCAATATGAGTATCTCTCCAATTTTAATTCCAAATATTACCAAAGTGCAACTATTATAAAAACAGAAAAAGTTTCTCCAACAGTTTTTGAGCTCACTGTTCAATTTGAAGACAAAAGTGAGAAAACTTTCACTTTTAATTTAGATAGCAAAGCTGCTGATTTTGAAGCACAATTAGAAGCTTTTCGCTCTTATAAAATTGCTATTGGTTTTCTCAATCGTAGTGTTCCACGAGTTATTCAAGAAGTTGATACCACAATTGATGGTAAAGCAACCACCCTTTATAATATTTACACCGATGTTTTTGACAATTTAATTGATACTGTTTTAAAAAATAAACCTTTTGTTGCAAGTAAATTAAATGGTAGTTATCTTGATAGCCAAATTGATGCAACTACTGGACTAAAATCTTTTAGTCACAAAAGAGGTGAACACTTTGGCTTTAGTCCTGAGTCACGAATTTCATATATTTCACTTTTAAAAGCAAGCACTCCTGAGTTTAAAACAACAGGAATTAATTACCTAAAATATGTTGGTGCTCACGAATATGGACATCACCATACCCTCCAATATGCTTTTAATGTCTCAGATCCTAAAAATAATATCATTATTAATGCTCTTCCTTCAGTTGGACAGCCAAGTGTTCAATCACTTTATAATATTGATGCCTTACAATTATATCTTGATGCGCGTTCCAGTGGACTTAAAATTGAAAAAGGAACTCCAAAAGGAGAAACTGATCAACAAGGAGTCTTTCCAGTTTTTTCTTATGATAATAACAAAAATAAAAATTCACGTTTTGAAACTACAAGTGATATTTTTGGCTCAAGCGAAAATCGCAATGTTGATAATGTAATTGCTGATCCAACAAGAAGATTTTTACAAACTTTTGATGGTCTAAAACAAGCTGCAAAATTAAGAAATTTAAAATTATATGACTTATTTTTATTAAACTCAATTGATGCTGAGTCTGGAACTATTAACCCAGGTATTGAAGGAAGAGCTAAATTTTTCCGTCATAGTGATAAATTAATTCAGCAAATTGCAAACAGTAGTGGTGCTCAAGAATTACAGACTAGCTCAAATGACAACAAACAAGAGGACAAAAAAGAAACTGATGGTTTTGTTGATGCAAGAGAGATCAAAGAGTTATATAGTGATAGCATCAAAGATGGTCTTGGTAATATAATTGAATTTAATGATCGTGGCGAGCCAATTGTTGCTGAATTTGAAAACAATGGTGATGGTACTTTTAGTGATTTAAAAGTTAAAATTTTCTATCCAAACGGTCAACCAGTAATTGATGTAAAAACCTTTAAAAAAGAAGATAGTTTACAAGAGCTACAAACTAATATTAGTGCTGTACAAAAGCGTTTTCGTGATCAAATTGTTACCAATTTCAATAACAATGGATGAAATACTACCAAAAACTTTACCAACAAATTTGTTTTAAGTACACCAGAATACAAAGATACTTTAGAACAAATTCTTAGCAACCCGATTGTCAAATCAGCATATGTTGGAACATCACTTGATAAAAAATCATCACTAGATATAAATAATTTAGAAGTTAAATTAAATATTGATGAAAAAGCCTATGATGTTTACAAGTTCTTTAGTGAACTAGATAATAAAACTTTTACTCGAAATACTAGTGATACTTTATATACGGTTTTTAACTTTTTCAAAACAAGATTAGCTGCTATCAAAAGTGGTGATATCACTGAAGACAAACTTAAAAAAGCAAAAAATTCTAGACCACAGCGACCAGATATTTTTGCTCAATTTGACATCGATGAAATTAAGCAAATTGTTCAAGCAAAAAGTTTATCTATAGATAAATTATTACCAATTTTAAAACAAAATTCTCAAAGCTTAAATTCTAATTTGAATACAACTTTGTTGAGCCAGTTAACTAATTTTGGATTTCAAAGATCAGATGATTTATTAAAAAAATTAAATTCTATTGGTAGTTTTGAAGATTCACTAATAAGAAAAATGTCTTCTGTATTAGAGTCAATTATTTTTTATAAAACAAGACAATTAAATAGTATTTTAGATATTTTTAAATATGCAATCGAACAACAATTGTCTACACAGCGAACTCGGATACCAACTGGACAAAGACAAGATCTTGCAAGAATTAGACGGGTTATTAGTATTGGAATTAACCTCTTAAAAGAAAGATTTAGAACAAAACTTTTTCAATCTTTATCACAAAATGCTAACTCAATTTTTCAATTTGCTGCCAAAGATAGTCAACAAAAATATAGTTCTGACAAGATTTTTTCCTTTGTTGGCTCTGATTTAAATGATTATCTACGGAGATTTGACCTAAAAATTGATTTAACTAAACAAAGCTTAACTTCTAGTCAAGCACAAACTCAAGAAATTTATTTAGCGCGAAGTGCGGTCTTTTTTGGTTCACAACCTTATGGAAAATTGATTCAAGGTAATAGCGCTTCTTATTACCAAAATCCAAAATATGACTATTTTGCACAAGTTAATAGTCGTTTTTCTTCAACAGTTGATCAAAGTGAGTTTAAAGAAAATGTTCCATTTTCTTCTTTAAACAGAATCGCTCCACTTGCTAATTTATTAAAATTGAATCAAATAGTTGCCGAGATCACTCCATCTAAAAACCCAACTCCTCCAGCTCCTAAAACTGCAACTAAACAAGAAGAAAAAAAAACTACAAGGATATTTTGGTTTAGCATATGAGTTTTTATTCAAAACAAATACTAG